In one Plutella xylostella chromosome 20, ilPluXylo3.1, whole genome shotgun sequence genomic region, the following are encoded:
- the LOC119691746 gene encoding coiled-coil domain-containing protein 102A has product MAQSSHGGSHRRHREHDGAPLRYTSSDWEAKEALYQRELDEARARATQMEKTMRWWSDCTANWREKWSKVRTERNKAREEAKQFKNKLDALTKEINSIRAEKSELEHQVLDVKRDNEKLLSIGENRIVNADLTPDEGVELRRKNVGYVSPGDAPSRQRASLDSHKFSNVDSVLANKLSEMRLKLDETCKSLQSEKDQKAFLLAKVETLTAELHNAKMDMHNDRTLGSTDSSHSEVERLQNELQDEVAAKQVLEEKIAEYKMEVEKLKSENNIQWSKRELLETENIAILRENKKLYSQVCELREQIHKLNRISDGSYSLHEHGKLDSNVLYVRKSSTSPRSRDASSNGSSDGNLAQYDRKTNTSGEDDDLAIVESDHLQ; this is encoded by the coding sequence ATGGCTCAAAGCTCCCACGGAGGTAGCCACCGGAGACACCGGGAGCATGATGGGGCTCCACTGCGGTACACCAGCTCCGACTGGGAGGCCAAGGAGGCCCTGTACCAGCGAGAACTTGATGAAGCTCGAGCCCGAGCCACACAGATGGAGAAAACTATGCGGTGGTGGTCCGACTGCACCGCCAACTGGAGGGAAAAATGGAGCAAGGTACGTACCGAGCGCAATAAAGCACGGGAGGAGGCCAAGCAGTTCAAAAACAAACTAGACGCACTAACAAAAGAAATAAACTCCATTAGAGCTGAGAAGAGCGAACTAGAGCATCAAGTGTTAGATGTTAAAAGGGACAATGAAAAACTACTTAGTATAGgcgagaatagaatagtaaaTGCTGACCTCACTCCTGATGAAGGAGTGGAGTTGAGGAGGAAAAATGTAGGATACGTGTCACCTGGAGATGCCCCCTCGCGACAGAGAGCCTCCCTAGACTCACATAAGTTCTCAAATGTTGACAGTGTACTCGCTAATAAATTAAGTGAGATGCGCTTGAAACTAGATGAGACGTGCAAAAGCCTGCAAAGCGAAAAGGACCAGAAAGCATTCCTGTTAGCTAAAGTGGAAACATTGACTGCCGAACTACACAATGCTAAAATGGACATGCACAACGATAGAACACTCGGTTCCACAGATTCTAGTCACAGTGAAGTGGAGCGGCTGCAGAATGAACTACAGGACGAAGTAGCAGCCAAACAAGTGCTGGAAGAAAAAATTGCAGAGTACAAAATGGAGGTGGAAAAGCTGAAATCAGAGAACAACATTCAGTGGAGCAAACGGGAGCTGCTAGAGACAGAGAACATTGCTATACTGAGAGAGAACAAGAAGCTATACAGCCAGGTTTGCGAGCTGAGAGAGCAGATACACAAGCTGAATAGGATTTCGGATGGTAGTTACAGTTTACACGAGCATGGCAAATTGGACTCGAATGTGTTGTACGTAAGGAAGTCAAGCACTAGTCCCCGGTCTCGAGACGCGTCCAGTAATGGCTCGTCGGATGGCAACCTGGCTCAGTACGACAGGAAGACCAACACTTCAGGCGAGGACGACGACTTGGCGATAGTAGAGAGTGATCACTTACAGTAG